The Petrocella atlantisensis genome has a window encoding:
- a CDS encoding HD-GYP domain-containing protein, whose product MNIKGTYEIIQHNIRVSKLAEKVAYSMGLDEETCQSVAVSGLFIDMGKLSMDNEVFGNSRDLTNDEYEYVKQHTTKSTQMLIQASHVSNEVLSSIMHHHENYDGSGYPDKLKGELIPLGARILKICDVFYALLEKRPFREDYSKKEAILIMSKEAEKFDPKIMTVFKEVVSTTRINF is encoded by the coding sequence ATGAACATAAAAGGAACTTATGAAATTATTCAACATAATATTAGAGTTAGTAAGCTTGCAGAAAAAGTAGCTTACAGTATGGGCTTAGATGAGGAAACATGCCAAAGTGTTGCTGTATCAGGTCTATTTATTGACATGGGTAAGTTATCTATGGACAATGAAGTGTTTGGTAATTCTAGAGATCTTACCAATGATGAATATGAGTATGTAAAACAACACACAACCAAAAGCACACAAATGCTTATACAAGCAAGTCATGTTTCAAATGAAGTCTTAAGCAGTATCATGCATCATCATGAAAACTATGATGGATCAGGGTATCCAGATAAGCTTAAGGGCGAGCTAATTCCTTTAGGAGCAAGAATATTAAAAATTTGTGATGTCTTTTATGCACTGCTTGAAAAAAGACCATTTAGAGAAGATTATTCTAAAAAAGAAGCGATATTAATTATGTCAAAGGAAGCAGAAAAATTCGACCCCAAAATTATGACCGTTTTTAAAGAAGTCGTGAGTACGACCAGAATCAATTTCTAA